The following proteins are co-located in the Polymorphospora rubra genome:
- a CDS encoding SIR2 family NAD-dependent protein deacylase produces the protein MDEAIAEWTRDVSRVAVLTGAGISTDSGIPDYRGPDGVWTRDPAAADVFTYARFMSDPQVRTRFWRRYVDHAAWHAAPNAGHRALADLERSGRAVRILTQNIDGLHQKAGSSPRKVLELHGTMHEVVCTGCRTRTPSATVLSRVAAGEADPSCPDCGAILKLGVVMFGEHLNPATISAAEQVARACHLMLAVGSSLQVEPAASLCAVAVEAGARLVIVNRDPTPYDALAAGLVREPIGAVLPRITAALADSASRAAG, from the coding sequence ATGGACGAGGCGATCGCTGAATGGACCCGGGATGTCAGCCGGGTCGCGGTGCTGACCGGGGCGGGCATCTCCACCGACTCCGGCATCCCCGACTACCGGGGCCCGGACGGGGTGTGGACCCGTGACCCGGCCGCCGCCGACGTCTTCACCTACGCCCGGTTCATGTCCGATCCGCAGGTGCGCACCCGGTTCTGGCGCCGCTACGTCGACCACGCGGCCTGGCACGCCGCACCGAACGCCGGCCACCGGGCGCTCGCGGACCTGGAGCGGTCGGGTCGCGCCGTACGGATCCTGACCCAGAACATCGACGGCCTGCACCAGAAGGCCGGGTCGAGCCCGCGCAAGGTGTTGGAGTTGCACGGCACCATGCACGAGGTGGTGTGCACCGGCTGCCGGACGCGGACGCCGTCGGCCACCGTCCTCTCCCGGGTCGCGGCCGGGGAAGCGGATCCGAGTTGCCCGGACTGCGGTGCGATCCTCAAGCTGGGCGTGGTCATGTTCGGCGAACACCTGAACCCGGCGACGATCTCCGCCGCGGAGCAGGTCGCCCGGGCCTGTCACCTGATGCTCGCGGTCGGCAGTTCGTTGCAGGTGGAGCCGGCCGCGTCGCTGTGTGCCGTCGCGGTCGAGGCCGGCGCCCGGCTGGTGATCGTCAACCGGGATCCGACGCCGTACGACGCGCTGGCCGCGGGCCTGGTGCGGGAACCGATCGGTGCGGTGCTCCCCCGGATCACCGCCGCCCTGGCCGACAGCGCCTCACGGGCCGCCGGCTGA
- a CDS encoding class I SAM-dependent methyltransferase, which yields MRLAAYDGIADWYETEFLGEQGDSDPIGVRRLLAGLLGPGAGRCLEIGCGTGTHARQIRSLGWTPLGVDLSAGMLRHARGRLPIARADARRIPVRDNAVPAAITVMVHTDMPDYPDVVREAARVLRPGGVLVHIGVHPAFCGGFADRADSAAVVIRPGYLDTYWTHESWTDQGVRDKVGAMHRPLPELLHTFLDAGLVLERFDEGGGPVPITFAVRARKPA from the coding sequence GTGCGACTGGCGGCATACGACGGGATAGCGGACTGGTACGAGACCGAGTTCCTGGGCGAACAGGGTGATTCCGACCCGATCGGCGTCCGGCGCCTTCTCGCCGGCCTGTTGGGTCCCGGCGCCGGCCGGTGCCTGGAGATCGGCTGTGGCACCGGCACCCACGCCAGGCAGATCCGGTCGCTGGGCTGGACCCCGCTCGGCGTGGACCTCTCCGCCGGCATGCTGCGCCACGCCCGGGGACGGCTGCCGATCGCCCGGGCCGACGCGCGACGGATCCCGGTACGTGACAACGCCGTACCCGCCGCGATCACGGTGATGGTGCACACCGACATGCCGGACTACCCCGACGTCGTACGCGAGGCGGCCCGGGTCCTGCGGCCCGGCGGCGTGCTCGTCCACATCGGAGTACATCCGGCGTTCTGCGGCGGGTTCGCCGACCGCGCCGACAGTGCCGCCGTCGTCATCAGGCCCGGTTACCTGGACACGTACTGGACCCACGAGTCCTGGACCGACCAGGGCGTACGCGACAAGGTCGGTGCCATGCACCGGCCGCTGCCCGAACTGCTGCACACGTTCCTCGACGCCGGGCTGGTGCTCGAACGGTTCGACGAGGGCGGCGGCCCCGTTCCGATCACGTTCGCGGTCCGGGCCCGCAAACCGGCGTAG
- a CDS encoding helix-turn-helix domain-containing protein — protein MDDNLDSVLAAVGPRLRTLRRQREITLANLAATTGISVSTLSRLESGQRRPTLELLLPLARAYGVQIDELVGAPPTGDPRVHLRPVTRNGMTMIPLTRRAGGVQAYKLIIPERTDPDPQVHEGYEWIYVLNGRLRLVLGDKDLVLAEGEAAEFDTRVPHWFGSAEPGPVEVLSLFGRQGERAHLRARTVA, from the coding sequence ATGGACGACAACCTGGACAGCGTGCTCGCCGCGGTCGGCCCCCGCCTGCGTACGCTCCGCCGGCAGCGGGAAATCACCCTGGCCAACCTCGCCGCGACGACCGGCATCTCGGTGTCGACCCTGTCCCGGCTGGAGTCCGGCCAGCGCCGCCCCACCCTCGAACTGCTCCTGCCGCTCGCCCGGGCGTACGGGGTGCAGATCGACGAACTCGTCGGCGCGCCGCCGACCGGCGATCCCCGGGTCCACCTGCGCCCGGTCACCCGCAACGGCATGACGATGATCCCGCTGACCCGCCGCGCCGGCGGCGTACAGGCGTACAAGCTGATCATTCCGGAGCGCACGGACCCCGACCCGCAGGTCCACGAGGGGTACGAGTGGATCTACGTGCTGAACGGCCGGCTCCGGCTGGTCCTGGGCGACAAGGACCTGGTGCTCGCCGAGGGCGAGGCCGCCGAGTTCGACACCCGGGTGCCGCACTGGTTCGGCAGCGCCGAGCCCGGCCCCGTCGAGGTGCTCAGCCTCTTCGGCCGGCAGGGCGAACGCGCGCACCTGCGGGCCCGGACGGTGGCCTGA
- the def gene encoding peptide deformylase — METRSGTPRPITRYGNPVLHRRCAPVTEFDDALAALIEDMFASMYAAHGVGLAANQIGVDARIFVVDCPDATGVHTVAHVVNPVLHLPDQRDLVLDSEGCLSVPGERADLARAATASVTGFDRHGAPIRLDGTGTLARCFQHEVDHLEGLAYVDRLPARQRKKMLTASAEHPGVGAGTDGEW, encoded by the coding sequence GTGGAGACGCGTTCCGGTACCCCGAGGCCGATCACCCGCTACGGCAACCCGGTCCTGCACCGGCGGTGCGCGCCGGTGACCGAGTTCGACGACGCCCTCGCGGCGCTGATCGAAGACATGTTCGCCAGCATGTACGCCGCCCACGGGGTGGGCCTGGCCGCCAACCAGATCGGCGTCGACGCGCGGATCTTCGTCGTCGACTGCCCCGACGCCACCGGCGTCCACACCGTCGCCCACGTGGTCAATCCCGTCCTGCACCTGCCCGACCAGCGGGACCTGGTCCTCGACTCCGAGGGCTGTCTCTCCGTACCGGGTGAGCGGGCCGACCTGGCCCGGGCCGCGACCGCCTCGGTCACCGGCTTCGACCGGCACGGCGCGCCGATCCGTCTCGACGGCACCGGCACCCTGGCCCGCTGCTTCCAGCACGAGGTCGACCATCTCGAGGGCCTCGCGTACGTCGACCGGCTGCCCGCCCGGCAGCGCAAGAAGATGCTCACCGCCAGCGCCGAGCACCCCGGTGTCGGCGCCGGGACCGACGGAGAGTGGTGA
- a CDS encoding DUF2786 domain-containing protein: protein MTGVRDRIEAVVRGTVGYEAGLDALTVTPAAEVDPVLVDVLHDAFARLWRGGWQPVELHRVVARNGTVTQAHLVTDAVAAYLRGFPRKSVDERWLSQAATLGAHVWWRDSASYLGELAASWKFDRVAVLDLVLTLLGILAELPPIEVLVPPPGTAARPAKTGPRGRLDPLLDRVRALLAKAESTTYPAEAEAYTAKAQELIARHSLDEVLSAVRDGDATVVPFARRIGVDHPYESEKASLLDAVARANRCHLVWSPEFGFATVFGFDADIDAVDLLHTSLLVQAHRAMAQAEPPGGKAGRARLKAFRQSFLVAFAVRIGERLAGAAKAALEQAVQPAGTGTGAGAEPGPAAGSDLLPVLAARDEQVRETMDRVFPRTVRGRGSRVDSREGWESGRAAADRASLGTGG, encoded by the coding sequence GTGACGGGGGTACGGGACAGGATCGAGGCGGTGGTCCGCGGCACCGTCGGCTACGAGGCCGGGCTGGACGCGCTGACCGTCACCCCGGCCGCCGAGGTGGATCCGGTGCTGGTCGACGTCCTGCACGACGCGTTCGCGCGGCTGTGGCGGGGCGGTTGGCAGCCGGTCGAGCTGCACCGGGTCGTGGCCCGCAACGGCACGGTGACGCAGGCCCACCTGGTGACCGACGCGGTCGCCGCGTATCTGCGCGGGTTCCCCCGCAAGAGCGTCGACGAGCGGTGGCTGAGCCAGGCCGCCACGCTGGGCGCGCACGTCTGGTGGCGCGACTCCGCCAGCTACCTCGGCGAGCTGGCGGCCAGTTGGAAGTTCGACCGGGTGGCCGTACTCGACCTGGTGTTGACCCTGCTCGGGATCCTGGCCGAGCTGCCGCCGATCGAGGTGCTGGTCCCGCCGCCCGGCACCGCCGCCCGGCCCGCGAAGACCGGTCCGCGCGGCCGGCTCGACCCCCTGCTGGACCGGGTACGTGCCCTGCTGGCCAAGGCGGAGTCGACCACCTACCCGGCCGAGGCCGAGGCGTACACGGCCAAGGCCCAGGAACTGATCGCCCGGCACAGCCTGGACGAGGTCCTGTCGGCCGTCCGGGACGGTGACGCGACGGTGGTGCCGTTCGCGCGACGGATCGGCGTCGACCACCCGTACGAGAGCGAGAAGGCGTCGCTGCTGGACGCGGTGGCCCGGGCCAACCGCTGCCACCTGGTGTGGTCGCCGGAGTTCGGGTTCGCCACCGTCTTCGGCTTCGACGCCGACATCGACGCGGTCGACCTGCTCCACACCTCGCTGCTGGTGCAGGCGCACCGGGCGATGGCACAGGCCGAGCCGCCGGGTGGCAAGGCCGGTCGGGCCAGGCTGAAGGCGTTCCGGCAGTCGTTCCTGGTGGCGTTCGCGGTGCGGATCGGTGAGCGGCTGGCCGGCGCCGCGAAGGCCGCCCTGGAGCAGGCGGTCCAGCCCGCCGGCACCGGCACCGGCGCCGGCGCGGAGCCCGGTCCCGCGGCGGGGAGCGATCTGCTGCCGGTGCTCGCCGCCCGCGACGAACAGGTCCGCGAGACGATGGACCGGGTCTTCCCGCGTACGGTCCGGGGCCGGGGCAGCCGGGTCGACAGCCGCGAGGGCTGGGAGTCCGGTCGGGCCGCCGCCGACCGGGCCAGCCTCGGCACCGGCGGCTGA
- a CDS encoding O-acetyl-ADP-ribose deacetylase: MTRIEVVLGDITEEDVDAVVTAANESLLGGGGVDGAIHRAAGPSLARAGAAVAPCLPGDAVATPAFDLGPRIRHVIHTVGPVWEGGGHGEAEVLASCYRRGLAVADEIGAGSVAFPAIATGVYGFPPEQAARIAVATIRATATGVERVRLVAFDAETHDLLAAALRD; encoded by the coding sequence ATGACCAGGATCGAAGTGGTGCTCGGTGACATCACCGAGGAGGACGTGGACGCGGTCGTGACGGCCGCGAACGAGTCGCTGCTCGGCGGCGGCGGCGTGGACGGCGCGATCCACCGGGCGGCGGGGCCGAGCCTCGCGCGGGCCGGCGCCGCCGTCGCCCCCTGCCTGCCCGGGGACGCGGTCGCCACCCCCGCGTTCGACCTCGGGCCACGGATCCGGCACGTGATCCACACCGTCGGGCCGGTCTGGGAGGGCGGCGGCCACGGCGAGGCGGAGGTGCTGGCCTCCTGCTACCGGCGCGGTCTCGCGGTGGCCGACGAGATCGGCGCCGGCAGCGTGGCCTTTCCCGCGATCGCCACCGGTGTCTACGGCTTCCCACCGGAGCAGGCGGCCCGGATCGCGGTGGCGACCATCCGGGCCACCGCCACCGGGGTCGAACGCGTGCGCCTGGTGGCCTTCGACGCGGAAACCCACGACCTGCTCGCCGCCGCGCTACGGGACTGA
- a CDS encoding class I SAM-dependent methyltransferase → MPVAGEIQATALVAAACRAEEARQPTPRLTDPYADLFLDALDAAGRALLAAGRDEVVHRTTIIDGLLLDEVRRHPGATVVNLGAGLCTRPYRLDLSGCREYVEVDAPEILARKAAVLDGATPSCPVRRVPGDIRGLPALAVAGPTVLVTEGLLVYLPPTDLDALATALAGLPAVTGWLADVVSADSARAMAAVAGRAQAGLTLHGLESMDTVERTGWVVADYRLLPVRRPAARPTGRPVGPPVPASRRVLDGVVLLRPA, encoded by the coding sequence GTGCCAGTAGCCGGGGAGATCCAGGCGACCGCCCTCGTCGCCGCCGCGTGCCGGGCCGAGGAGGCCCGTCAGCCCACGCCTCGGCTCACCGACCCGTACGCCGACCTGTTCCTGGACGCCCTCGACGCGGCCGGCCGGGCCCTGCTCGCCGCCGGCCGGGACGAGGTCGTGCACCGGACCACGATCATCGACGGGCTGCTGCTGGACGAGGTACGACGCCACCCGGGCGCCACCGTGGTCAACCTCGGTGCCGGGCTGTGCACCCGGCCGTACCGGCTGGATCTTTCCGGCTGCCGGGAGTACGTCGAGGTCGACGCGCCCGAGATCCTGGCCCGCAAGGCGGCGGTGCTCGACGGGGCAACGCCGAGTTGTCCGGTCCGCCGGGTCCCCGGCGACATACGCGGGTTGCCGGCGCTGGCCGTCGCCGGCCCGACCGTCCTGGTGACCGAAGGGCTCCTGGTCTACCTGCCGCCGACCGACCTCGACGCCCTCGCGACCGCGCTGGCCGGGCTGCCGGCGGTGACCGGCTGGCTCGCCGACGTGGTGTCGGCGGACTCGGCGCGGGCGATGGCGGCGGTCGCCGGCCGGGCACAGGCCGGCCTCACCCTGCACGGCCTCGAGTCGATGGACACCGTCGAGCGGACCGGCTGGGTCGTCGCCGACTACCGACTGCTGCCGGTGCGGCGGCCCGCCGCCCGGCCGACGGGTCGGCCGGTGGGGCCGCCGGTACCGGCCAGCCGCCGCGTCCTCGACGGCGTCGTCCTGCTGCGCCCCGCCTGA